The Anopheles coluzzii chromosome 2, AcolN3, whole genome shotgun sequence genome window below encodes:
- the LOC120949033 gene encoding glutathione-specific gamma-glutamylcyclotransferase 1, with the protein MEVQNVPTTGGGGSTPTVWVFGYGSLCWYPGFEYTDCITGYIRGYVRRFWQGNVTHRGTKEKPGRVATLIEDKEGITWGCAFRVTGSHALDYLQQRECTLGGYVTEYIKFYPRIATEQSGISGEAFPALVYIATPKNEHWIGEEPLLVTARQIVECRGPSGHNVEYLVRLAMFMRDELPGACDEHLFELEGLVRRFVAEANVQLELLLVGNVTPHRIRRDTHEEVRRHVTFEYTSRVPDTKLRCLHI; encoded by the exons ATGGAGGTACAGAACGTGCCAACGactggcggtggtggtagtacgcCCACTGTGTGGGTGTTCGGATATGGGTCCCTGTGCTGGTATCCGGGTTTCGAGTACACGGACTGCATTACCGGCTACATCCGCGGGTACGTGCGCCGGTTCTGGCAGGGCAATGTGACGCACCGTGGGACCAAGGAGAAG CCGGGTCGCGTGGCCACTTTAATCGAGGACAAAGAG GGTATCACATGGGGCTGTGCATTTAGGGTGACCGGAAGCCACGCGCTGGACTATCTGCAGCAGCGCGAATGCACCCTCGGCGGGTACGTGACCGAGTACATCAAGTTCTACCCCCGGATCGCAACCGAACAGTCCGGCATCAGTGGGGAAGCATTTCCGGCCCTCGTGTACATCGCGACGCCCAAGAACGAGCACTGGATCGGCGAGGAACCGTTGCTGGTGACGGCCCGCCAAATCGTCGAGTGCCGCGGCCCGAGCGGCCACAACGTCGAGTACCTGGTGCGGCTGGCCATGTTCATGCGGGACGAGCTGCCGGGCGCGTGCGACGAGCATTTGTTCGAGCTCGAGGGGCTCGTGCGCCGGTTCGTGGCGGAAGCGAACGTGcagctggagctgctgctggtcggaaACGTTACACCTCACCGGATCCGGCGCGATACGCATGAGGAGGTGCGGCGCCACGTCACGTTCGAGTACACGTCGCGCGTTCCCGATACCAAGCTGCGCTGTTTGCACATCTaa
- the LOC120949032 gene encoding 26S proteasome non-ATPase regulatory subunit 13 encodes MSNVNVASYLAEQKKTTDKDLAAEWTVLEELYNEKLWNELTIKVDTFVKHPALQNEEALLALYHNFIASFETKINPYGLVEILTVVISYLSDKKEAIAFLEKLKDKVKICDQAVWMCKVLQGQIHLEHLNQLDETKKIIEDLKDILEEAGNVTPVHGKYYMLAANYYRLVGQHSDYYRCGLQFLGCSIDTYPKDQWAQQAFCLGLAALLGEGIYNIGELLAHPILESLNGTENEWLVELLRAFNSGDIVKFEQMKPKWSSIADLAAQEVKLRQKISLLCLMEMTFKRPANKRTITFDEIAKEAKLPIKEVEILIMKALAQGLVKGAIDEVAGVVNMTWVQPRVLDRKQVAGMASTLDTWMSSITSMEQLIESRASEILTN; translated from the exons ATGTCCAACGTCAACGTTGCAAGCTACCTGGCGGAACAGAAGAAAACCACCGATAAAGATCTAGCGGCCGAATGGACGGTGCTGGAAGAGTTGTACAATGAAAA GCTTTGGAATGAGTTGACCATAAAGGTGGACACCTTCGTGAAGCATCCTGCCCTACAGAACGAGGAAGCTTTGCTTGCGCTGTACCACAACTTCATCGCCTCCTTCGAAACAAA AATCAATCCTTACGGTTTGGTGGAAATCCTCACCGTCGTCATTTCGTACCTTTCCGATAAGAAGGAAGCGATCGCGTTCCTCGAGAAGCTAAAGGACAAGGTGAAAATCTGCGACCAGGCCGTATGGATGTGCAAGGTGCTGCAGGGCCAGATCCATCTCGAGCATCTGAACCAGCTGGATGAGacgaaaaaaatcatcgaAGATCTGAAGGACATCCTCGAGGAGGCGGGCAATGTGACGCCGGTGCACGGCAAATACTACATGCTAGCAGCCAACTACTATCG ATTGGTCGGCCAGCACAGTGATTACTACCGGTGTGGTTTGCAATTTTTGGGCTGCTCGATCGATACCTACCCTAAGGATCAGTGGGCACAGCAAGCTTTCTGCCTCGGTTTGGCGGCACTGCTTGGCGAAGGCATCTACAACATCGGAGAGCTG CTAGCACATCCAATCCTTGAATCGCTCAACGGTACCGAAAACGAGTGGCTGGTGGAGCTGTTGCGTGCGTTCAACTCGGGCGACATTGTCAAGTTCGAGCAGATGAAGCCGAAATGGAGCTCGATTGCCGATCTGGCCGCGCAGGAGGTGAAGCTGCGGCAGAAGATTTCACTCCTCTGCCTGATGGAGATGACGTTCAAGCGGCCGGCCAACAAGCGCACCATCACGTTCGACGAGATTGCCAAGGAGGCAAAACTGCCGATCAAGGAGGTCGAAATACTGATCATGAAGGCGCTGGCCCAGGGGCTCGTCAAAGGTGCGATCGATGAGGTGGCCGGTGTGGTGAACATGACCTGGGTGCAGCCCCGCGTGCTCGACCGCAAGCAGGTGGCCGGTATGGCCTCTACCCTGGACACGTGGATGTCGTCCATCACGTCGATGGAGCAGCTGATCGAGAGCCGGGCGAGCGAAATTCTCACCAACTGA
- the LOC120950560 gene encoding lipase 3-like: MLIRCGKLFRPRNGLVVVITVLLLTLRPASADGGLFDNFISQLMTTAATAQNFLEDAYDQRQGRGTEPPPLAEVPSVSAEPLSPVLIPVGSIDLSDHQPAIPSAPPTTFATGTTTSTSTTTTTTTTTSTTHGTRAPLPFWNPFVWLRPKEPSIPYNPDTDLSTPEIAVRHGYQAESHTLKTADGYLLTLHRLPCGRIGCTAQGGKGTGQPVFLQHGLLSSSADWLLSGPEKALAFILADAGYDVWLGNARGNTYSRKHVSFSSDETAFWDFSWHEMAMYDIPAEIDYLYNMRAQERNDTTRNLLYVGHSMGTTMIFALLASRPEYNERLEAVFALAPVAFMGHVKSPIRLLAPFSHDIEMILKFFGGNEFMPQNKIIRYLAKYGCELTEAEKYICENTVFVLCGFDKEQYNATLMPVIFGHTPAGTSTKTVVHYAQEIHNEGNFQLFDYGESENQRRYGRASPPGYNLENISTPIALFYANNDWLAGPKDVANLFNQLHRTSIGMFKIPNDNFNHVDFLWGNDAPEVVYKQLLMLMQRYK; the protein is encoded by the exons ATGTTGATTCGGTGTGGGAAACTGTTCCGGCCGCGCAatggtttggtggtggtgattaCCGTTCTACTCCTCACGCTACGCCCGGCCAGCGCCGACGGTGGCCTGTTTGACAACTTTATCTCGCAGCTGATGACGACGGCCGCTACGGCGCAAAACTTCCTCGAAGATGCTTACGATCAGCGACAGGGCCGGGGAAcggaaccaccaccactggcGGAGGTGCCTTCCGTCTCGGCAGAACCCCTCTCGCCCGTACTGATTCCGGTCGGGAGCATTGATTTGAGTGATCACCAACCGGCCATACCGTCAGCACCACCGACCACGTTTGCCACCGGTACCACTACGAGCACgagcacgacgacgacgacgactacgacgacgTCCACAACGCATGGTACGCGTGCACCGCTGCCGTTTTGGAATCCGTTCGTTTGGTTGCGCCCCAAGGAACCATCCATACCGTACAATCCGGATACCGATCTCAGCACG CCCGAAATAGCGGTCCGTCACGGCTATCAGGCAGAATCTCACACTCTCAAAACGGCGGACGGCTATCTGCTGACGCTGCATCGGCTTCCCTGCGGCCGGATCGGATGCACCGCGCAGGGTGGCAAGGGTACGGGCCAGCCCGTATTTCTGCAGCACGGACTGCTGTCCAGCTCGGCCGACTGGTTGCTGAGCGGGCCGGAAAAGGCGCTGGCGTTCATACTGGCCGACGCCGGCTACGACGTGTGGTTGGGCAATGCGCGGGGCAACACTTACTCCCGCAAGCACGTCAGCTTCAGCAGCGACGAGACCGCGTTCTGGGACTTTAGCTGGCACGAGATGGCCATGTACGACATACCGGCCGAGATTGATTATCTGTACAACATGCGCG CACAAGAGCGGAACGATACGACGCGCAATCTGCTGTACGTGGGACACTCGATGGGCACGACGATGATCTTCGCACTGCTGGCAAGCCGCCCGGAGTACAACGAGCGGCTGGAGGCCGTCTTTGCCCTCGCACCGGTTGCGTTTATGGGTCACGTAAAGAGTCCCATCCGTCTGCTAGCTCCATTTTCGCACGATATCGAG ATGATACTGAAATTCTTCGGCGGCAACGAGTTTATGCCGCAGAACAAAATCATACGCTATCTCGCCAAGTACGGCTGCGAGCTGACCGAGGCGGAAAAGTACATCTGCGAGAACACGGTATTCGTGCTGTGCGGCTTCGACAAGGAGCAGTACAACGCCACCCTGATGCCGGTCATCTTTGGCCACACGCCGGCCGGCACCTCGACCAAGACGGTCGTACACTATGCGCAGGAGATTCACAACGAGGGCAACTTTCAGCTGTTCGATTATGGCGAGAGCGAAAATCAGCGCCGCTACGGCCGTGCGTCACCGCCGGGATACAATCTGGAAAACATATCCACCCCGATAGCGCTGTTCTACGCGAACAACGATTGGCTGGCGGGTCCGAAGGATGTGGCCAATCTGTTCAATCAGCTGCACCGCACCTCGATCGGTATGTTCAAGATACCGAACGATAACTTCAACCACGTGGACTTTCTGTGGGGTAACGACGCGCCGGAGGTGGTCTACAAGcagctgctgatgctgatgcagCGATACAAGTAA
- the LOC120947729 gene encoding NADH-ubiquinone oxidoreductase 75 kDa subunit, mitochondrial codes for MLRVPVTRALALGARFPVQTIVRTSATTPAKVPEKIEVFVDDQPVMVDPGTTVLQAAAQVGVEIPRFCYHERLAVAGNCRMCLVEVEKSPKPVAACAMPVMKGWRIKTNSEMTRKAREGVMEFLLMNHPLDCPICDQGGECDLQDQAMAFGSDRSRFTDIHHTGKRAVEDKDIGPLIKTIMTRCIHCTRCIRFASEVAGVDDLGTTGRGNDMQIGTYVEKFFLSELSGNVIDLCPVGALTNKPYSFVARPWEIRKIESIDVLDALGSNIVVSTRTGEVLRILPRENDEINEEWLSDKSRFACDGLKRQRLIAPMLRNPSGELEAVEWESALITIAQALRGAPKGKVAAVAGGLVDAESLVALKDLLNRLGSETLCTEQKFPTDGSGTDLRSSYLLNSSIAACEEADLVLLVGTNPRYEAPLLNTRLRKGYIHNDQNIALIGPKVNLSYDYEHLGSDTSLIRDIANGHHPFAKKLKEAKKPLIIVGANQLARKDGTSFLTALHVFANSLSPADKNWKVWNVLQTNAAQTAALDVGYTPGVEAALEAQPKVLFLLGADAGVVDKEKLPKDCFIVYQGHHGDAGAQMAHAILPGAAYTEKQGTYVNTEGRAQQTLVAVTPPGLAREDWKILRALSEVAGAPLPYDTLDDLRTRMEDIAPHLVRYGRLEASNFFAIADALLKNSSVQFDGGKVDVVQKKLADFFMTDPITRASPTMAKCVTAAKKQLQAN; via the exons ATGCTGCGAGTGCCAGTTACGCGGGCCCTTGCCCTCGGGGCACGGTTCCCGGTGCAGACGATAGTGCGCACGTCGGCCACGACACCGGCCAAGGTGCCGGAAAAGATTGAGGTGTTTGTGGACGATCAGCCCGTGATGGTGGATCCGGGCACCACCGTCCTGCAG GCCGCCGCACAAGTCGGTGTGGAGATTCCGCGCTTCTGCTACCACGAGCGGCTCGCCGTGGCCGGCAACTGTCGCATGTGCTTGGTGGAGGTGGAAAAGTCGCCGAAGCCGGTTGCCGCCTGTGCGATGCCCGTGATGAAGGGTTGGCGCATCAAGACGAACTCGGAAATGACGCGCAAGGCGCGCGAGGGCGTCATGGAGTTTCTGCTGATGAACCACCCGCTCGACTGTCCGATCTGCGACCAGGGCGGCGAGTGCGATCTGCAGGATCAGGCGATGGCATTCGGTTCGGATCGGTCGCGCTTCACCGACATTCACCATACCGGCAAGCGGGCGGTCGAGGACAAGGACATCGGTCCGCTGATCAAAACCATCATGACCCGGTGCATCCACTGCACGCGCTGCATCCGGTTCGCGTCGGAGGTGGCGGGTGTGGACGATCTCGGCACGACGGGCCGCGGTAACGACATGCAGATCGGCACGTACGTGGAGAAGTTTTTCCTGTCCGAGCTGTCGGGCAACGTGATCGACCTGTGCCCGGTCGGCGCGCTCACCAACAAGCCGTACAGCTTCGTCGCTCGGCCGTGGGAAATTCGCAAGATTGAGTCGATCGACGTGCTGGACGCGCTCGGCAGCAACATCGTGGTGAGCACGCGTACTGGCGAGGTGCTGCGCATTTTGCCGCGCGAAAACGACGAAATCAACGAGGAGTGGCTGTCGGACAAGTCGCGCTTCGCGTGCGACGGGTTGAAGCGCCAGCGGCTGATCGCCCCGATGTTGCGCAATCCGAGCGGCGAGCTGGAGGCGGTCGAGTGGGAATCGGCCCTGATCACGATCGCTCAAGCGCTGCGGGGTGCACCGAAGGGCAAGGTGGCCGCCGTGGCCGGTGGACTCGTGGATGCGGAGTCGCTCGTTGCGCTGAAGGATTTGCTGAACCGTTTGGGCTCGGAGACGCTTTGCACGGAGCAAAAGTTCCCGACGGACGGGTCGGGCACGGATTTGCGCTCAAGCTATCTGCTGAACTCGTCGATCGCTGCTTGCGAGGAGGCAGACCTCGTGCTGCTCGTCGGCACGAATCCGCGCTATGAGGCGCCGCTGCTGAACACCCGCCTCAGGAAGGGATACATCCATAACGATCAAAACATTGCTCTGATTGGGCCGAAAGTTAACCTTTCGTACGACTATGAG CATCTTGGTAGCGATACCTCGCTGATCCGCGATATCGCAAATGGACACCATCCGTTCGCGAAGAAGCTGAAGGAGGCGAAAAAGCCACTCATCATCGTCGGCGCAAATCAGCTCGCCCGTAAGGACGGTACCTCGTTCCTCACGGCGCTGCACGTGTTCGCCAACTCGCTGTCGCCCGCTGAC AAGAACTGGAAGGTCTGGAACGTGCTGCAGACGAATGCGGCCCAAACGGCGGCCCTGGACGTGGGCTACACGCCGGGCGTTGAGGCCGCACTAGAGGCACAGCCCAAGGTGCTCTTCCTGCTTGGTGCCGATGCGGGCGTCGTTGACAAGGAGAAGCTGCCGAAGGATTGTTTCATCGTGTACCAGGGACACCACGGAGACGCCGGTGCGCAGATGGCGCACGCCATCCTGCCCGGTGCCGCCTACACCGAGAAGCAGGGCACGTACGTCAACACCGAGGGCCGCGCCCAGCAGACGCTGGTGGCTGTTACGCCGCCCGGCCTTGCGCGTGAGGATTGGAAGATTTTGCGCGCCCTGTCGGAGGTGGCCGGCGCGCCGCTACCGTACGACACGCTGGACGATCTGCGCACCCGCATGGAGGACATTGCGCCGCACCTTGTGCGCTACGGGCGGCTGGAAGCGTCCAACTTTTTCGCCATCGCGGACGCACTGCTGAAGAACTCCTCGGTGCAGTTCGACGGTGGCAAGGTGGATGTGGTGCAGAAAAAGTTGGCCGACTTCTTTATGACCGATCCGATTACGCGCGCTTCGCCGACGATGGCCAAATGTGTGACGGCAGCGAAGAAGCAATTGCAAGCTAATTAA
- the LOC120947733 gene encoding histone deacetylase complex subunit SAP30 homolog, producing the protein MMNNNGFSTGEEDSRGPADQICCLLDDGERCRKQAGNASYSKRIQKTVTQRRLKLSIDSHARHIYICDFHKARIQCARTKRRRRDSEDDSNETDTDLPEVDLYQLQVNTLRRYKRFYKVSTRPSSNKAQLSETIMKHFKTIPIKEKEILTYFIYMVKSNSNKLDQKNNASAEAT; encoded by the exons ATGATGAACAATAATGGGTTCAGCACGGGGGAGGAAGATTCCCGCGGGCCGGCGGACCAGATCTGCTGCCTGCTGGACGACGGCGAGCGTTGCCGGAAGCAGGCAGGCAACGCGTCCTACAGCAAGCGAATTCAGAAGACGGTCACGCAACGAAGGCTAAAACTGAGCATCGACAGCCAT GCACGACATATCTACATCTGTGACTTTCACAAGGCACGGATACAGTGTGCCCGCACAAAGCGACGCCGCCGCGATTCGGAGGACGACAGCAACGAGACGGACACCGATCTGCCGGAGGTCGATCTCTACCAGCTGCAGGTGAATACGCTGCGAAGGTACAAACGCTTCTACAAAGTGTCCACGCGTCCGAGCAGCAACAAAGCGCAACTATCGGAG ACCATCATGAAACACTTCAAGACGATTCCGATCAAGGAGAAAGAAATTCTCACCTACTTCATCTACATGGTCAAGTCCAACTCGAACAAGCTGGACCAGAAGAACAATGCGAGCGCCGAGGCCACCTGA
- the LOC120947731 gene encoding integrator complex subunit 15, whose product MTSQERSMLRKAEFPDMARDALAIIENLIINRNKHDMAMDLIAEFVFRERRDEPARGGQFAKQSAQPRLSPIEEFQLVLVLCDFFSRPGPDATRNAVFLSLFGGSNTRTSVLNKLISTAVSGSIAPLLCAAGTWMQQLGCTSPASLELAQCIVRDFVIFSKNSSEQLKSLPLVAPRFAANLMTAVTDLYLNGTAKSQLTPPPDLLLDVITDWVSENPSLCLASQQQLALPSGAIAMPVITPLAGLIRWCVLSLLVTNRQELYSKLHLAVLQSLLEATPPITTPPTLQPINAQHLLLIVNTIQVEMETLTQQGMSLEEENLQNCLERFAQAVQVGLTSRCIFGNITQLMFRLEALPGKNKLLQIVINANKT is encoded by the exons ATGACTTCCCAGGAGCGCAGTATGCTGCGGAAGGCGGAGTTTCCAGATATGGCCCGGGACGCCCTTGCGATCATAG AAAACCTTATCATTAATCGGAACAAGCACGACATGGCGATGGATCTGATTGCGGAGTTTGTGTTCCGCGAGCGTCGCGATGAGCCGGCGCGTGGTGGCCAATTTGCTAAACAATCAGCCCAACCGCGCCTGTCCCCGATCGAAGAGTTccagctggtgctggtgctgtgtGATTTCTTCTCCCGTCCCGGTCCGGACGCGACTCGGAATGCGGTGTTTCTGTCTCTGTTTGGGGGCTCGAACACGCGCACGAGCGTGCTGAACAAGCTGATCAGTACGGCCGTGTCCGGATCGATTGCACCGTTGCTGTGTGCGGCTGGGACGTGGATGCAGCAGCTCGGATGCACCTCACCGGCTAGCCTGGAGCTGGCACAGTGCATCGTGCGTGATTTCGTCATCTTCTCGAAGAACTCGTCGGAGCAGCTCAAGTCGCTACCGTTGGTTGCGCCACGGTTTGCCGCCAACCTGATGACGGCCGTGACGGATCTGTACCTAAATGGGACGGCGAAATCGCAACTCACCCCACCGCCCGATCTGCTGCTGGACGTAATAACGGACTGGGTGTCCGAGAATCCTTCCCTGTGTCTTGCCTCCCAGCAACAGCTGGCCCTGCCGAGTGGTGCCATCGCGATGCCGGTAATAACGCCCCTTGCCGGCCTGAtccgttggtgtgtgctcTCGCTCCTGGTTACGAACCGCCAGGAGCTGTACAGCAAGCTGCATCTAGCCGTACTGCAAAGCTTGCTGGAAGCAACGCCACCCATTACGACACCACCTACCCTGCAGCCGATCAACGCGCAGCACCTGCTGCTGATAGTGAACACGATCCAGGTGGAGATGGAAACTCTCACACAGCAGGGAATGTCGCTGGAGGAGGAAAATCTGCAAAACTGCCTGGAACGGTTTGCGCAAGCCGTGCAGGTGGGGCTTACCTCGCGCTGCATCTTCGGTAATATCACGCAGCTTATGTTCCGCTTGGAAGCCCTGCCCGGCAAGAACAAGCTGCTGCAAATCGTCATTAATGCAAATAAAACTTAG
- the LOC120947732 gene encoding ribosomal RNA-processing protein 7 homolog A, whose product MSSADEFTAIDLKYKESDTHCHQLFAKENASKATCKQKPPGRTLYVLNVPPYATEQALQHAFSSAGEIERVVLQEKPSSKESAPIERMDKDVFCFKVAYVVFAKPGALRKLLKTKSINALHTEERPLLTGVDKWTKAYHERIPNPAALQQEIDQYMESYDRKIEEQKAAESNNAVDEDGWVTVSKKSSGVFAQTQGVVKRLEKKLYEGQSEKELKNFYTFQIRESKKNDIISLRKKYDRDLKKMEQIKKAKRFKPY is encoded by the exons ATGTCGTCTGCCGACGAATTTACCG CGATCGATCTAAAGTACAAGGAGTCGGACACCCACTGCCATCAGCTGTTCGCGAAGGAAAATGCCTCCAAAGCAACCTGCAAACAGAAACCGCCCGGACGTACGCTGTACGTCCTGAATGTGCCACCGTACGCAACAGAGCAAGCGCTGCAGCATGCATTCTCCTCGGCGGGTGAAATCGAGCGCGTGGTGCTGCAGGAAAAGCCTTCCAGCAAAGAGTCCGCCCCGATCGAGCGGATGGACAAGGATGTGTTTTGCTTCAAGGTGGCGTACGTGGTGTTTGCAAAGCCTGGTGCGCTCCGAAAGCTGCTCAAAACGAAATCTATCAACGCGCTGCACACGGAAGAGAGGCCACTGCTCACCGGGGTGGACAAGTGGACCAAGGCGTACCACGAGCGCATCCCGAACCCGGCCGCACTGCAGCAGGAAATCGACCAGTACATGGAATCGTACGATCGCAAGATTGAAGAACAGAAGGCCGCGGAGAGCAACAATGCGGTCGATGAGGACGGTTGGGTGACGGTGTCGAAGAAGAGTTCCGGCGTCTTTGCCCAAACGCAGGGCGTCGTGAAGAGGCTGGAGAAGAAGCTGTACGAGGGCCAGTCGGAAAAGGAGCTGAAAAATTTCTACACCTTCCAGATACGCGAATCGAAGAAGAACGACATTATCAGCTTGCGGAAAAAGTACGACCGGGATTTGAAGAAGATGGAACAGATCAAGAAAGCAAAGCGATTCAAGCCGTACTAA